One genomic region from Phragmites australis chromosome 1, lpPhrAust1.1, whole genome shotgun sequence encodes:
- the LOC133924906 gene encoding protein BUD31 homolog 1-like produces MPKIKTSRVVYPEGWELIEPTIRELDAKMREAENDPHDGKRKCEALWPIFRISHQRSRYIYDLYYRRKEISKDLYEFCLDQGYADRNLIAKWKKLGYERLCCLRCIQTRDHNFATTCVCRVPKHLREEQVIECVHCGCKGCASGD; encoded by the exons ATGCCTAAGATAAAGACAAGCCGTGTTGTATATCCTGAAGGATGGGAGCTTATTGAACCAACAATCCGTGAGCTGGATGCCAAAATGAGAGAAG CTGAAAATGATCCACATGATGGGAAGAGAAAGTGCGAAGCTCTCTGGCCAATTTTCCGTATTTCTCATCAAAGAAGCCGCTACATATACGACCTTTACTACAGAAGGAAGGAGATATCAAAGGACCTCTATGAATTTTGCCTGGACCAGGGTTACGCAGACCGTAATCTGATTGCAAAGTGGAAAAAG CTCGGTTATGAGCGCCTTTGCTGCCTTCGGTGCATACAGACACGGGACCACAATTTTGCAACTACTTGTGTCTGCCGGGTCCCCAAGCACCTCAGGGAGGAGCAAGTTATAGAATGTGTCCATTGCGGCTGCAAGGGATGCGCCAGCGGTGACTAA